One Bifidobacterium crudilactis genomic region harbors:
- a CDS encoding helix-turn-helix domain-containing protein, protein MAIRVNLDVVLARRKMSVNDFAGAIGITPVNVSVLKNGRAKAIRFSTLDEICRVLQCQPGDVLEYIDDEDDNA, encoded by the coding sequence ATGGCGATACGAGTGAACCTGGATGTTGTCCTCGCACGTCGAAAGATGTCCGTCAACGACTTTGCCGGTGCCATCGGGATAACGCCCGTCAACGTCTCCGTGCTAAAAAACGGCCGGGCCAAGGCCATACGTTTCTCGACCCTTGATGAGATATGCCGTGTGCTGCAATGTCAGCCCGGCGATGTCCTGGAATATATCGACGATGAGGATGACAACGCGTGA
- a CDS encoding RNA polymerase sigma factor produces the protein MATKDTTAEKNDIDTAKASSTTKKAGASRAKTSAKGAATAKRTASPRKAKASASKTAKSANAADTNETDIVDSAEGQGSSERAATGGRKSKAAPKRKKAASTTRKSKKAKSEEDVEDLQEDDGIEDIDDDDIDDNEDNDASDDDAADGDDDDSQGDDDDDSDDDAPKQEEVVKAKGAFVVNDSEDDENTVPSGNPKRRVVATGATADPVKDYLKQIGRVSLLNAEQEVDLSERIEAGLFAQHILDDEGESLEFKRRRELKWAASDGKKAKDHLLEANLRLVVSLAKRYTGRGMLFLDLIQEGNLGLIRAVEKFDWKKGFKFSTYATWWIRQAITRAMADQARTIRVPVHMVEVINKLSRVQRQMLQDLGREPTPDELARELDMPVEKVQEVQKYGREPISLHTPLGEDGDSEFGDLIEDTDAIAPSDAVAFSLLQDQFRQVLETLSPREAGVIKMRYGLEDGQPKTLDDIGRVYGVTRERIRQIESKTMSKLRHPSRSQTLRDFLDQ, from the coding sequence TTGGCCACTAAGGATACGACGGCTGAGAAGAACGATATCGACACGGCTAAAGCGTCGAGCACGACGAAGAAGGCTGGTGCCTCTCGAGCCAAAACATCCGCCAAGGGGGCTGCAACTGCCAAACGCACGGCATCGCCCCGCAAGGCTAAAGCGTCCGCGAGCAAGACGGCAAAGTCCGCAAATGCCGCAGACACCAACGAGACCGACATCGTCGATTCAGCCGAAGGGCAGGGCTCCTCCGAGCGGGCCGCCACCGGTGGGCGGAAAAGCAAGGCCGCCCCAAAGAGGAAGAAAGCCGCGTCCACGACGCGTAAATCCAAGAAGGCGAAATCCGAAGAGGATGTCGAAGACCTTCAGGAAGATGACGGCATCGAGGATATTGATGATGACGACATCGACGACAACGAAGACAACGATGCTTCGGACGATGACGCTGCTGACGGCGATGACGATGACAGCCAGGGCGACGATGACGATGACAGCGACGACGATGCGCCCAAGCAGGAAGAGGTAGTCAAGGCCAAAGGAGCCTTCGTCGTCAATGATTCCGAGGATGACGAGAACACCGTTCCCTCCGGCAATCCCAAACGCAGAGTGGTCGCAACCGGTGCCACTGCCGATCCGGTGAAGGATTACCTCAAGCAGATCGGTCGTGTGAGTCTGCTGAATGCCGAGCAGGAGGTCGATCTTTCCGAGCGTATCGAGGCCGGTTTGTTCGCCCAGCACATACTGGATGACGAAGGTGAATCCTTGGAATTCAAGCGCCGCCGAGAGCTCAAATGGGCTGCATCGGATGGCAAGAAGGCCAAGGACCATCTGCTTGAGGCCAATCTCCGTCTGGTGGTGTCGCTGGCCAAGCGATACACCGGTCGAGGCATGCTCTTCCTTGATTTGATTCAGGAAGGCAATCTTGGCCTTATCCGTGCAGTCGAGAAATTCGATTGGAAGAAGGGCTTCAAGTTCTCCACCTATGCCACATGGTGGATTCGTCAGGCCATAACCCGCGCCATGGCGGACCAGGCCAGGACTATTCGCGTTCCGGTCCACATGGTCGAAGTCATCAACAAGCTTTCGCGTGTGCAGCGGCAGATGCTGCAGGATCTCGGTCGTGAGCCTACGCCCGACGAACTGGCACGTGAACTGGATATGCCGGTGGAGAAGGTCCAGGAAGTCCAGAAATACGGACGTGAACCGATTTCACTGCATACTCCTCTCGGTGAGGACGGTGACTCCGAATTCGGCGATCTCATCGAAGACACCGACGCCATCGCCCCTTCGGACGCCGTGGCGTTCTCGCTGTTGCAGGATCAGTTCAGGCAGGTTCTCGAAACGCTCAGCCCACGCGAGGCAGGTGTCATAAAGATGCGTTACGGCCTTGAGGATGGCCAGCCCAAGACGCTCGACGACATCGGTCGTGTCTACGGTGTGACCCGTGAACGCATCCGTCAGATCGAATCCAAGACCATGTCCAAATTGAGGCATCCGTCGAGGTCCCAGACCTTGCGTGACTTCCTGGACCAGTGA
- a CDS encoding DNA gyrase/topoisomerase IV subunit A codes for MASRHNSKTPAFDPRTVKEHIVETPLNDEMSKSFLEYAYSVIYARALPDARDGLKPVQRRIIYQMGQMNLTPDRAYMKSARVVGEVMGKLHPHGDSAIYEAMVRLAQPFAMRLPLVDGHGNFGSLDDGPAASRYTEARLAPGSLGMNANIAEETVDFAPNYDNKLQEPQVLPAAIPNLLVNGASGIAVGMATNMITHNLGEVVEAAKYVMTHPKADLEDLMRFVPGPDLPGGGIIIGRDGIRKAYETGRGAFVTRSATHIENVTARKKAIVVTELPYMVGPERVLERISEGVKNRKLEGISGAIDLTDRHNGTRLVIEIKTGFDPNAVLLHLFKHTPLEESFTINNVALVNGRPRTMGLRELLDVWIAHRRSVVKRRSQFRKRKALERLHLVEGLLLALIDIDEVIEVIRTSDDADAAKQRLIAVFDLDEIQAQYILDLRLRRLTRMSRIELESERDDLVKRIAELERILSSAAELDHVVVSEMDEAVTQWNTPRRTVLLDEDPSGAFSPVTGAQGPASDSSSTKLSASVNGTLSALSGAGAAGSSAASAGLQIEDEPCTIMMSASGLIARTSPSAVDAWNSRSSSERRTPDDQIVAIFPTTTRSSYGLVTSAGRLVMAHTADLPALPSTAALSVSGGVRADELLALTESTEATAGERAITAVSLEDSTALAIGTSTGIVKRWNRESPSTMDSWPIIELKDGDAVVFAAPAADDDRLVLISSDSSLLTFEASQVRPQGRNAAGMAGIRLAEGCSVVCFNVIPAGKIAWTYEEGENGLSSQSGAVVLTVAGDSEALPGTENGAAKLTPLEMYPIKGRGTGGVRSQRFLKGQDVLLLAWVGAWPLHVSTASGAPVELPQVDMRRDASGQDLAAPIAFVA; via the coding sequence ATGGCATCGCGTCACAACAGCAAAACACCGGCATTCGATCCCAGGACCGTCAAGGAGCATATCGTCGAGACGCCGCTCAACGATGAGATGAGCAAGTCCTTCCTCGAATACGCCTATTCGGTGATTTACGCCCGGGCGCTTCCCGATGCCAGAGATGGTCTCAAACCCGTGCAGCGTCGCATCATCTATCAGATGGGTCAGATGAATCTCACCCCGGACCGCGCCTACATGAAATCGGCCCGCGTGGTCGGCGAGGTCATGGGAAAGCTGCATCCGCATGGCGATTCAGCCATTTACGAGGCCATGGTGCGTCTGGCTCAACCTTTTGCGATGCGTCTGCCTCTCGTCGATGGCCACGGCAATTTCGGCTCTCTTGACGACGGTCCTGCAGCCTCCAGATACACCGAAGCACGGCTGGCTCCTGGTTCGCTCGGCATGAATGCCAACATCGCCGAAGAGACCGTCGATTTCGCGCCGAATTACGACAACAAGCTGCAGGAACCTCAGGTTCTGCCCGCCGCGATTCCCAATCTGCTCGTCAACGGCGCATCGGGCATCGCCGTCGGCATGGCCACGAATATGATCACCCATAATCTCGGTGAGGTCGTAGAAGCCGCGAAATACGTGATGACGCATCCGAAAGCCGATCTCGAGGATCTGATGCGTTTCGTGCCGGGCCCCGACCTGCCTGGCGGCGGCATCATCATCGGCCGAGACGGCATCCGCAAAGCCTATGAGACGGGACGCGGAGCCTTCGTCACACGATCGGCGACGCATATCGAAAATGTCACGGCGAGGAAAAAAGCCATCGTGGTCACGGAACTGCCGTACATGGTTGGGCCTGAACGCGTGCTCGAACGCATATCCGAAGGCGTGAAGAACCGTAAGCTCGAAGGCATTTCGGGCGCCATAGACCTTACCGACCGTCACAACGGCACCAGGCTCGTCATCGAAATCAAAACGGGTTTCGACCCGAACGCCGTGCTGCTGCACCTCTTCAAGCACACGCCGCTCGAAGAGTCCTTCACCATCAACAACGTCGCCCTGGTCAATGGTCGACCTCGCACGATGGGATTGCGTGAACTGCTTGACGTGTGGATCGCCCACCGCCGTTCGGTGGTCAAACGCCGCAGTCAATTCCGCAAGCGCAAGGCCTTGGAACGTCTGCATCTGGTCGAAGGTCTGTTGCTTGCCCTTATCGATATCGACGAGGTCATCGAGGTCATCAGGACCTCCGATGACGCCGATGCAGCGAAGCAACGCCTGATAGCGGTATTCGACCTCGACGAGATTCAGGCGCAGTACATCCTCGATCTGCGTCTGCGTCGTCTGACCCGCATGAGCCGTATCGAACTCGAATCGGAACGTGACGACCTGGTCAAACGCATCGCGGAATTGGAACGCATTCTGTCCTCCGCCGCGGAACTCGATCATGTGGTCGTCAGCGAAATGGACGAGGCCGTCACCCAGTGGAACACGCCAAGACGCACCGTTCTATTGGATGAAGACCCCTCAGGAGCGTTCTCCCCCGTCACCGGCGCTCAAGGCCCAGCTTCGGACAGCTCCTCCACAAAGCTTTCGGCGAGTGTCAACGGCACACTTTCGGCGTTGTCCGGCGCAGGAGCAGCAGGGTCGTCGGCGGCCTCTGCGGGCTTGCAGATTGAGGATGAACCCTGCACCATCATGATGAGCGCCTCAGGCCTCATCGCGCGCACATCGCCGAGCGCGGTCGATGCATGGAACAGCCGCTCTTCCTCCGAACGCCGGACACCGGACGACCAGATCGTCGCGATATTCCCCACCACAACACGCTCCAGTTACGGCCTCGTCACCTCAGCAGGGCGCCTGGTGATGGCTCACACCGCAGATCTTCCGGCACTCCCCTCGACAGCCGCATTGAGCGTGTCCGGAGGGGTGCGCGCCGATGAGTTGCTGGCCTTGACGGAAAGCACGGAAGCCACTGCCGGCGAGCGCGCCATCACTGCGGTGTCGTTGGAGGATTCCACGGCTTTGGCCATCGGCACCTCCACGGGAATCGTGAAGCGATGGAACCGTGAATCGCCCAGCACCATGGATTCATGGCCGATCATCGAATTGAAGGATGGCGATGCCGTCGTCTTCGCCGCACCCGCAGCCGATGATGACCGTCTGGTACTCATATCCTCGGATTCAAGTCTGCTGACCTTCGAAGCCTCACAGGTCCGCCCACAGGGCCGCAACGCGGCCGGAATGGCGGGCATAAGACTGGCGGAGGGCTGCTCCGTGGTCTGTTTCAATGTGATTCCGGCAGGAAAGATCGCCTGGACCTATGAGGAGGGTGAGAACGGTTTGAGCTCCCAGTCGGGAGCCGTGGTACTCACCGTCGCCGGAGATTCCGAAGCCTTGCCCGGCACCGAGAACGGCGCGGCGAAACTCACACCGCTCGAAATGTACCCCATCAAAGGCAGAGGGACCGGCGGGGTGCGTTCACAGCGATTCCTCAAAGGTCAGGATGTGCTGCTGCTGGCATGGGTGGGTGCGTGGCCGCTGCATGTTTCCACCGCCTCGGGCGCCCCGGTCGAATTGCCTCAGGTCGACATGCGTCGCGACGCCTCAGGTCAGGACCTCGCGGCACCTATTGCCTTCGTCGCCTAG
- a CDS encoding DUF2975 domain-containing protein, whose translation MMHQSSQDRERHSLQGWLIGVLKTLILLLQCVGLVAQLWVLPALSGEYATSEPEHAYLRVPYLTVAVLIIVCFETALVALWRLLSKVGRGSVFSDASFHWVDVIIWAAVTATVFTGGLILHAAFFANVGPMGLLLALLVFMVIEVAFILLLVVMRGLLVTATNQRDELEAVI comes from the coding sequence ATGATGCATCAGTCGTCACAGGACAGGGAACGGCATTCGCTTCAAGGATGGCTCATCGGCGTGCTGAAGACGCTGATTCTCCTGTTGCAGTGTGTGGGGCTCGTCGCCCAGCTCTGGGTGTTGCCCGCGTTGTCCGGTGAATATGCGACCAGCGAACCGGAACATGCCTATCTGAGGGTTCCTTATCTGACGGTTGCCGTACTCATCATCGTATGCTTTGAAACCGCGCTGGTGGCCTTGTGGCGCCTGCTGTCCAAAGTGGGGCGTGGCAGTGTGTTCTCCGACGCGTCGTTCCACTGGGTGGATGTCATTATCTGGGCTGCCGTCACGGCCACTGTCTTCACCGGCGGTCTGATTCTCCATGCCGCGTTCTTCGCGAATGTGGGCCCTATGGGGTTGTTGCTGGCACTGCTGGTATTCATGGTGATCGAGGTGGCGTTCATCCTGCTGCTGGTCGTCATGAGGGGGCTTCTGGTGACGGCCACGAATCAGCGAGACGAATTGGAGGCGGTGATCTGA
- a CDS encoding MFS transporter, whose amino-acid sequence MATLLLGVIYLAFVSLGLPDSLLGAAWPSMYQGFGVPISYAGGISVVIALGTIISALLSDRMTLRFGAGKVTAASVCLTALALFGFSMSSSYWQLCLLAIPYGLGAGGVDAALNNYVALHYASRHMSWLHCMWGVGASVGPYIMGFALTGGQGWQGGYRYIAILQVVLTVVLVLSIPLWRQRPNPVAGQGQVEAKSNSSEPGTHTKTLSIPEILRIPAASQVFVMFFCYCAIETTAGLWASSYMVNNRGITVDSAASWASMFYIGITVGRALSGFLTMRYSDATMIRIGYTVMACGLLLIMLPMGGSFGVLGGLVVLGGGCAPVYPCIIHSTPETFGADRSQAIVGVQMASAYIGSLLMPPLFGFIANTLSIALFPWYLMALLALMIVMHERMQRIRTRALVGAV is encoded by the coding sequence ATGGCGACATTGCTTCTTGGGGTGATTTATCTGGCATTCGTCAGCTTGGGGCTTCCCGACTCCTTGTTGGGAGCAGCATGGCCTTCGATGTATCAGGGCTTCGGTGTGCCGATTTCCTACGCAGGCGGCATTTCGGTGGTCATCGCCCTGGGAACGATTATCTCGGCATTGCTCAGTGACAGAATGACCCTGCGCTTCGGTGCGGGGAAGGTCACCGCCGCGTCGGTATGTCTGACGGCGTTGGCCCTGTTCGGGTTTTCGATGTCATCGAGTTACTGGCAACTCTGTTTGCTCGCCATTCCCTATGGTCTGGGCGCCGGGGGTGTCGATGCGGCTCTGAACAACTATGTGGCCTTGCACTATGCCAGCAGACACATGAGTTGGCTGCATTGCATGTGGGGAGTCGGTGCCTCCGTCGGTCCCTACATCATGGGATTCGCGCTGACCGGAGGGCAGGGCTGGCAAGGCGGATATCGATACATCGCGATTCTGCAGGTCGTGTTGACCGTGGTGCTGGTGTTGAGCATCCCTCTGTGGAGACAGCGTCCGAATCCCGTTGCAGGCCAAGGCCAAGTCGAGGCCAAATCGAACTCCTCCGAGCCAGGTACGCATACCAAGACGCTCAGCATACCGGAGATTCTGCGTATACCCGCCGCCAGTCAGGTCTTCGTGATGTTCTTCTGCTACTGCGCCATCGAGACCACCGCGGGCCTGTGGGCGAGCAGCTACATGGTCAACAACCGCGGCATCACCGTCGATTCAGCAGCATCCTGGGCGAGCATGTTCTACATCGGCATCACCGTAGGGCGCGCGTTGAGTGGCTTCCTGACGATGCGCTACAGCGATGCGACAATGATTCGTATCGGATACACCGTTATGGCCTGCGGCCTGCTGCTGATTATGCTTCCGATGGGAGGTAGTTTCGGAGTGCTCGGCGGGTTGGTCGTTCTCGGTGGTGGATGCGCACCTGTCTACCCGTGCATCATCCATTCCACTCCGGAGACCTTCGGTGCGGACCGGTCGCAAGCCATCGTCGGAGTGCAGATGGCCAGCGCCTACATCGGTTCGCTGCTGATGCCTCCGTTGTTCGGTTTCATCGCCAACACGCTGAGCATCGCCCTGTTCCCCTGGTATCTGATGGCCCTGCTTGCACTGATGATCGTCATGCACGAAAGGATGCAGCGCATCAGAACACGGGCACTGGTCGGTGCTGTGTGA
- a CDS encoding DNA gyrase/topoisomerase IV subunit B gives MAKSYGAQSLTILEGLDAVRKRPGMYIGTTDSQGLMHCLWEIIDNSVDEALAGACNDIVVTLHQDGSISVADNGRGIPVDVEPKTGLTGVEVVLTKLHAGAKFGDSSYNAVGGLHGVGSSVVNALSLRFDVEVDRDGKTYRMEFKQGHPGVYDDVDADRPSPQAPFKRTRRNKPTELRVVGKVSPKKTGTRIRYWADPEIFNSTARFSYEQLVERVRQTSFLVPGLKITVIDEHVTDDDSDGDQESQVVDTTLADNADVAPVDDEDTVPVDDADDGESSSDDENEDNGPAKAALPIRSEQGHPRIQEFLHTGGVIDFVDFLSKGEPVNDIWHITGEGEYEEETQKVVEGGQLHAEKVHRKCGVDIALRWINGYDTTLMSFVNVVETPGGGMHVDGFMNALTKQIRKYVESNARKLKVNLKDSHTKIERDDVLAGLVAVVTVRIAEPQFQGQTKDVLGTAQVKPIVTRMTDKQFGEMISGSRRGFKEQSSRVLEKIVGEMHARVQARKTKEVTRRKNALESASMPAKLSDSQPGNDDIAELFIVEGDSALGTAKAARNSMFQALLPIRGKILNVQKASLSQMLSNKECAAIIQVIGAGSGASFDITQSRYNKVIMMTDADVDGAHIRILLLTLFYRYMRPLVEHGHVYAAVPPLHRIALAGKRKGEYIYTYSDDELAGKLAELKKQRIDFHEDIQRYKGLGEMDADQLADTTMDPRSRMLRRIRMEDAEHASDVFSLLMGDDVPPRKQFIVENADDFDRSKIDT, from the coding sequence ATGGCGAAATCCTATGGTGCGCAGAGTCTGACGATTCTCGAAGGCTTGGATGCGGTTCGCAAGCGCCCGGGCATGTATATCGGCACGACCGACAGCCAGGGGCTGATGCACTGCCTGTGGGAGATTATCGACAACTCGGTCGACGAGGCTTTGGCGGGCGCCTGCAACGACATCGTGGTGACTTTGCACCAGGACGGTTCCATCAGCGTGGCGGACAACGGGCGAGGCATCCCTGTGGATGTCGAACCCAAAACCGGTCTGACGGGTGTGGAGGTGGTACTCACCAAACTGCATGCCGGAGCCAAATTCGGCGATTCCTCCTACAATGCCGTCGGTGGCCTGCATGGCGTGGGTTCTTCGGTGGTCAACGCACTGAGCCTGCGCTTTGACGTTGAGGTCGATCGTGATGGCAAGACCTACCGTATGGAATTCAAACAGGGGCACCCCGGCGTCTATGACGATGTGGATGCTGACCGGCCCTCACCCCAGGCCCCGTTCAAGCGCACACGGCGAAACAAGCCCACTGAGCTGCGGGTCGTAGGCAAGGTGTCGCCCAAGAAGACCGGCACCCGCATCCGGTATTGGGCCGATCCTGAAATCTTCAACAGCACCGCCCGATTCAGTTACGAGCAGTTGGTCGAACGTGTAAGGCAGACCAGCTTCCTGGTTCCGGGGCTGAAAATCACCGTCATCGACGAGCACGTGACCGACGATGACAGTGACGGTGACCAGGAATCGCAGGTCGTAGATACGACGCTTGCCGACAATGCCGATGTGGCCCCCGTCGATGATGAGGATACGGTTCCCGTCGATGATGCTGACGATGGAGAATCGAGCAGTGACGACGAGAATGAAGACAACGGTCCGGCGAAGGCCGCTTTGCCCATTCGCAGCGAGCAGGGACATCCTCGAATACAGGAATTCCTCCACACGGGCGGTGTGATCGATTTCGTCGACTTCCTGTCCAAAGGAGAGCCGGTCAACGATATATGGCATATCACCGGTGAAGGTGAATACGAGGAGGAGACGCAGAAGGTCGTCGAGGGAGGACAGCTTCACGCGGAGAAGGTGCACCGCAAGTGTGGCGTCGATATAGCCTTGCGTTGGATAAACGGCTATGACACCACACTGATGAGCTTCGTCAACGTGGTGGAGACACCAGGCGGCGGGATGCATGTCGACGGATTCATGAATGCCCTGACCAAGCAGATTCGAAAATACGTCGAGAGCAACGCCCGCAAACTCAAGGTGAATCTGAAGGATTCTCACACCAAGATCGAGCGCGACGATGTGCTGGCCGGGCTTGTCGCGGTGGTCACCGTGCGCATCGCCGAACCGCAGTTCCAAGGCCAGACCAAGGATGTGCTCGGCACCGCACAGGTGAAGCCCATCGTCACCCGGATGACCGACAAACAGTTCGGTGAGATGATTTCCGGTTCGAGAAGAGGGTTCAAGGAGCAATCCTCACGCGTGCTGGAGAAGATCGTCGGCGAGATGCATGCCCGCGTTCAGGCGCGAAAGACCAAGGAAGTCACACGTCGCAAGAACGCCTTGGAATCCGCGTCGATGCCGGCCAAGCTGTCGGATTCCCAGCCGGGCAACGACGACATCGCCGAACTCTTCATCGTCGAGGGGGACTCGGCTCTCGGCACCGCGAAGGCGGCGAGGAATTCGATGTTTCAGGCCCTGCTGCCCATCCGAGGCAAGATTCTCAACGTGCAGAAGGCATCGCTTTCCCAGATGCTCTCCAATAAGGAGTGCGCGGCGATTATTCAGGTTATCGGTGCAGGGTCCGGTGCCAGCTTCGACATCACGCAATCGCGCTACAACAAGGTCATCATGATGACGGATGCCGATGTGGACGGCGCTCATATCCGCATTCTGCTGTTGACGTTGTTCTACAGGTATATGCGGCCGCTCGTCGAGCATGGGCATGTCTACGCCGCCGTGCCGCCGCTGCATCGTATTGCGCTCGCGGGCAAGCGCAAGGGGGAGTACATCTACACCTATTCGGATGATGAGCTTGCCGGCAAATTGGCCGAATTGAAAAAACAGCGCATTGATTTCCACGAGGATATTCAGCGGTACAAGGGTCTTGGAGAGATGGATGCCGACCAGCTTGCCGATACGACGATGGACCCGCGCTCGCGGATGCTCAGAAGGATTCGCATGGAGGATGCCGAGCATGCCTCCGATGTGTTCTCCTTGCTGATGGGTGACGATGTGCCACCTCGTAAGCAGTTCATCGTCGAGAATGCCGACGACTTCGACCGCAGCAAAATCGATACCTGA
- a CDS encoding DUF4153 domain-containing protein — MPSPQQGVFASPLRNPDAIAAPLPQRLPRNREYLLLALAFITATGVDRLVLAPVLAGTSALRGYAMLWMVWVVAFTTVFWPQCRRKPYSWLAATGILLLCVWLLLSGDGMVYQHNPEYTTLCVLSIPALAMMHMQISGEDFDAHSPARTAMHWLAGWFLQPFSAIHELGSPVSAIWNANNPDKRHTALRVTGMSLLIGIPVLGVLTALLTSADSIFRQGVQTLLGELDLTSFFVHTLIIVVMTVLCYSLLWNCDIRNITTNSKPPTATAKNAHIPPRTETPGQEKVDTSPHRPFNPTVCTIVLAAVLALYLAFSGVQFTFLFARQGLPDGYTYAEYARQGFWQLLAVTGINLIGYGMVLIYSPRKRTLNGLLLCLIAATAVVLASSAVRLSLYITAYGLTWLRLASLLFMGLVALVLILAIVRLRFADIPMLTVCATLFVFWFVLLGYLNPSAIIDMYNATATAGF, encoded by the coding sequence ATGCCATCCCCGCAACAGGGCGTCTTTGCATCACCCCTGCGCAATCCCGATGCCATTGCCGCACCCTTACCCCAACGTCTGCCACGCAACAGGGAATACCTATTGCTGGCACTGGCCTTCATCACCGCCACAGGGGTCGACAGACTCGTTCTCGCACCCGTTCTCGCAGGAACTTCTGCCTTGCGGGGCTATGCCATGCTATGGATGGTGTGGGTGGTGGCGTTCACCACGGTGTTTTGGCCGCAGTGCCGCCGGAAACCATATTCCTGGCTGGCAGCAACCGGAATCCTGCTGCTGTGCGTCTGGCTGCTGCTCTCCGGTGACGGCATGGTCTACCAGCACAATCCCGAATACACAACGTTGTGCGTCCTGAGCATTCCGGCACTGGCGATGATGCATATGCAGATATCCGGCGAGGACTTCGACGCGCACTCCCCTGCCCGCACTGCGATGCATTGGCTTGCCGGATGGTTTTTGCAACCCTTCAGCGCCATCCATGAGCTGGGTTCGCCGGTCTCGGCCATATGGAACGCCAACAATCCGGACAAACGTCACACTGCGCTGCGCGTTACCGGGATGTCATTGCTGATTGGCATACCCGTCCTCGGCGTGCTCACAGCCTTGCTCACCTCAGCGGACTCCATCTTTCGGCAGGGAGTGCAGACCCTTCTCGGCGAACTCGACCTGACCAGCTTCTTCGTCCACACTCTCATCATCGTGGTCATGACCGTGCTGTGCTACTCACTCTTGTGGAACTGCGACATCAGGAACATCACGACGAACTCGAAGCCACCGACGGCAACGGCCAAGAATGCGCATATTCCGCCACGGACTGAGACGCCGGGGCAGGAGAAGGTCGACACCTCCCCTCATCGTCCCTTCAATCCCACCGTCTGCACCATCGTGCTCGCTGCGGTTCTGGCTTTGTACCTAGCCTTCAGCGGCGTGCAGTTCACCTTCCTCTTCGCCCGTCAGGGACTTCCCGATGGATACACCTATGCGGAATATGCGCGACAAGGATTTTGGCAGTTGCTGGCCGTAACCGGCATCAATCTCATAGGCTATGGGATGGTGCTGATATACAGCCCGCGCAAACGCACGCTTAACGGCCTGCTGTTATGCCTGATAGCGGCCACCGCAGTGGTGCTGGCGTCTTCGGCCGTGAGACTCAGCCTGTACATCACCGCCTACGGTCTGACATGGCTCAGACTCGCCTCACTGCTGTTCATGGGACTGGTCGCGCTGGTGCTGATACTCGCCATCGTCCGGCTTCGTTTCGCCGACATCCCGATGCTCACCGTATGCGCCACGCTGTTCGTATTCTGGTTCGTGCTTCTTGGGTACCTGAATCCTTCGGCAATCATTGACATGTACAACGCCACGGCGACTGCCGGATTCTAA